Proteins encoded by one window of Channa argus isolate prfri chromosome 13, Channa argus male v1.0, whole genome shotgun sequence:
- the LOC137139977 gene encoding rho-related GTP-binding protein Rho6-like, whose product MKERRLTQPFVARCKLVLVGDVQCGKTAMLQVFAKDCYPETYVPTVFENYTACLELEDQRVELSLWDTSGSPYYDNVRPLCYSDSDAVLLCFDISRPDTVDSALKKWKAEILDFCPSTRILLIGCKTDLRTDVCTRIELSNQKQAPISHEQGLSLAKQLGAESYLECSAFTSEKSIHSVFRTTALACMNKIQTANKPSPVRRLSKRLLHLPSKTELLSSSFSKEKSRSCSIM is encoded by the exons ATGAAAGAAAGAAGACTTACGCAGCCTTTTGTAGCGAGGTGTAAACTGGTGCTGGTCGGTGATGTCCAATGCGGTAAAACAGCGATGTTACAAGTCTTTGCCAAGGACTGCTACCCGGAG ACTTATGTCCCTACTGTATTTGAGAACTACACAGCCTGTCTGGAGCTTGAAGACCAGCGAGTTGAGCTCAGCCTTTGGGACACATCCG GTTCTCCATACTATGATAACGTCAGGCCACTCTGCTACAGCGACTCGGATGCAGTGCTCTTATGCTTTGACATCAGCCGACCAGACACAGTAGACAGCGCACTGAAGAAG tggAAAGCAGAGATTCTGGATTTCTGCCCCAGCACACGAATCCTGCTAATAGGCTGCAAGACAGACCTGCGCACAGATGTTTGTACACGCATTGAGCTGTCCAATCAGAAACAGGCTCCCATCTCCCACGAACAG GGTTTGTCTTTGGCCAAGCAACTTGGGGCAGAGTCTTACCTGGAGTGCTCAGCTTTCACATCAGAGAAGAGCATCCACAGTGTTTTCCGTACTACGGCTCTGGCCTGCATGAACAAAATCCAAACGGCCAATAAACCCAGCCCTGTCCGCCGCCTCTCCAAGAGACTCCTTCATCTGCCCAGCAAGACAGAGCTCCTCTCCTCCAGCTTCAGTAAGGAAAAGTCCAGAAGCTGCTCCATCATGTGA